One genomic segment of Streptomyces sp. TLI_146 includes these proteins:
- a CDS encoding amino acid ABC transporter permease yields the protein MFDFLEGYDLLGAFWVTVQLTFYSAVGALIWGTMLAAMRVSPVPLMRGFGTAYVNVVRNIPLTVIIVFTSLGLFQTLGVTLGADDFTTINFRLAVLGLIAYTSSFVCEALRSGINTVPVGQMEAARAIGLSFPQVLRLIVLPQAFRSVVGPLANVLIALTKNTTVAAAIGVAEAAALMREMIENEAQLILISAIFAFGFICLTLPTGLFLGWVAKKVSVKR from the coding sequence GTGTTCGATTTTCTTGAGGGCTACGACCTGCTGGGAGCCTTCTGGGTGACGGTGCAGCTCACCTTCTACTCCGCCGTCGGCGCTCTGATCTGGGGAACGATGCTGGCTGCCATGCGCGTCAGCCCGGTGCCCCTGATGCGTGGTTTCGGCACCGCCTACGTCAACGTGGTCCGGAACATCCCCCTCACCGTGATCATCGTCTTCACCTCGCTGGGCCTGTTCCAGACGCTCGGCGTCACGCTCGGCGCCGACGACTTCACGACGATCAACTTCCGGCTCGCCGTGCTCGGTCTGATCGCCTACACCTCGTCGTTCGTCTGCGAGGCGCTGCGGTCCGGCATCAACACGGTGCCCGTCGGCCAGATGGAGGCGGCGCGTGCCATCGGCCTGAGCTTTCCCCAGGTGTTGCGGCTCATCGTCCTTCCGCAGGCCTTCCGTTCCGTGGTGGGCCCGCTGGCGAACGTGCTGATCGCCCTGACCAAGAACACCACGGTGGCCGCCGCGATCGGTGTCGCCGAGGCTGCGGCGCTGATGCGGGAAATGATCGAGAACGAGGCTCAGCTCATCCTCATTTCCGCCATCTTCGCGTTCGGGTTCATCTGCCTCACCCTCCCGACCGGACTGTTCCTCGGCTGGGTGGCCAAGAAGGTGTCGGTCAAGCGATGA
- a CDS encoding glutamate ABC transporter substrate-binding protein → MKFQKVTVAAATALVLSLTAAGCSSDDGGDKSSGGKKVTIGIKFDQPGIGLKTPDGKYTGFDVDVATYVAKELGHEPGDIVWKEAKSADRETLLQRGDVDFIAASYSITPKRAEKVDFAGPYLLAHQDVLIRADDDSIKKPEDLNNKKLCSVTGSTSAQNVKTKIAPKAQLQEYGGYSECLTGLENKVIDALTTDNSILAGYAAQPEFKGKFKLGGFKMSNENYGIGVKKGSDLKAQINTALEKMVKDGAWAAAVQKNFGPANFQSGPAPKIGVVVS, encoded by the coding sequence ATGAAGTTTCAGAAGGTCACTGTCGCGGCCGCCACTGCGCTCGTGCTGTCCCTGACCGCCGCAGGCTGCAGCTCGGACGACGGCGGCGACAAGAGCTCGGGCGGCAAGAAGGTCACCATCGGGATCAAGTTCGACCAGCCGGGCATCGGTCTGAAGACCCCTGACGGCAAGTACACGGGCTTCGACGTCGACGTGGCCACGTACGTCGCCAAGGAGCTCGGCCACGAGCCGGGCGACATCGTGTGGAAGGAAGCCAAGAGCGCCGACCGCGAGACGCTGCTCCAGCGTGGCGATGTGGACTTCATCGCCGCCTCGTACTCGATCACCCCCAAGCGCGCGGAGAAGGTCGACTTCGCCGGCCCCTACCTCCTTGCGCACCAGGACGTCCTGATCCGGGCGGACGACGACTCCATCAAGAAGCCCGAGGACCTGAACAACAAGAAGCTCTGTTCTGTCACCGGCTCGACCTCGGCGCAGAACGTCAAGACGAAGATCGCGCCGAAGGCTCAGCTGCAGGAGTACGGCGGCTACTCGGAATGCCTGACCGGGCTGGAGAACAAGGTCATCGACGCCCTGACCACCGACAACTCGATCCTCGCGGGGTATGCCGCGCAGCCCGAGTTCAAGGGCAAGTTCAAGCTCGGCGGCTTCAAGATGAGCAATGAGAACTACGGCATCGGCGTCAAGAAGGGCAGCGACCTCAAGGCGCAGATCAACACCGCCCTGGAGAAGATGGTCAAGGACGGCGCCTGGGCCGCGGCCGTCCAGAAGAACTTCGGTCCGGCCAACTTCCAGAGCGGGCCCGCCCCCAAGATCGGCGTCGTCGTCAGCTGA
- a CDS encoding amino acid ABC transporter ATP-binding protein, with product MSGEAVIKENPAPPPGDLVVLSNVNKHFGDLHVLQDIDLTIARGEVVVVIGPSGGGKSTLCRAINRLETIDSGEIVIDGKPLPAEGRELAALRADVGMVFQSFNLFAHKTVLHNVTLGQVKVRKKDTKAAEERARQLLDRVGVASQAEKYPAQLSGGQQQRVAIARALAMDPKIMLFDEPTSALDPEMINEVLEVMQQLAHDGMTMVVVTHEMGFARSAANRVVFMADGRIVEETTPTQFFSNPSSERAKDFLSKILHH from the coding sequence ATGAGCGGAGAAGCCGTGATCAAGGAGAACCCCGCCCCGCCCCCGGGCGATCTGGTCGTGCTGAGCAACGTCAACAAACACTTCGGCGACCTGCATGTCCTCCAGGACATCGATCTGACCATCGCCCGGGGTGAGGTGGTCGTGGTCATCGGGCCGTCCGGGGGCGGGAAGTCCACCCTGTGCCGCGCCATCAACCGCCTGGAGACCATCGACTCCGGTGAGATCGTCATCGATGGGAAACCCCTGCCCGCCGAAGGCCGCGAGCTGGCCGCGCTGCGGGCCGATGTGGGCATGGTCTTCCAGTCCTTCAACCTCTTCGCGCACAAGACCGTGCTGCACAACGTGACGCTCGGCCAGGTCAAGGTGCGTAAGAAGGACACGAAGGCCGCCGAGGAGAGGGCGCGCCAACTGCTCGACCGGGTGGGTGTCGCCTCCCAGGCGGAGAAGTACCCCGCGCAGCTCTCCGGTGGCCAGCAGCAGCGCGTCGCGATCGCCAGAGCGCTGGCCATGGATCCGAAGATCATGCTCTTCGACGAGCCGACCTCTGCGCTCGATCCCGAGATGATCAACGAGGTGCTGGAAGTGATGCAGCAGCTCGCCCATGACGGAATGACCATGGTCGTCGTCACCCACGAGATGGGATTCGCTCGTTCGGCCGCCAACCGCGTGGTGTTCATGGCGGATGGCCGCATCGTGGAGGAGACGACGCCCACTCAGTTCTTCAGCAACCCGAGCAGCGAGCGGGCCAAAGATTTCCTGTCGAAGATCCTTCACCACTGA
- a CDS encoding GAF domain-containing protein, which produces MGSPEEARVRLPQLRLDELLEELQARLDAARGTRDRVHSLLEAVLSVGRELDLEQVLGRIVEAAAVLVDAEYAALGVIGPDGRSLSAFHTVGISEEQIARIGPYPEGHGILGELIRHPEPLRLAKISEHPSSYGFPAHHPPMNTFLGVPIRVRDQIFGNLYLTEKRGGAQFDEEDVSVTLTLAVAAGVAIDNARLYEESRLRERWLQANAEITHRLMSGDPSSEVLVVIAERAGEITGSALAAVALPMEDSGSLAVEIAVGMDAEAHRGLILPMDKSLMGLAFSSATPVTSTDIGQDERISPEPPRFGGLGPAVAVPIGTGETGARGVVLLARKAGRPVFTANETGTLQAFAAQAAVAMELAERRRDAEEVAVLKDRDRIARDLHDLAIQRLFATGMTLQSVGRFIEHGEAGERVARAVDDLDETIKLIRSAIFGLRTRDGKGEAGLRARAVRVVGEAAPMLGFAPSLRMEGLLDTDVPKEIADHLVAVLSESLTNIVRHAQASLAEVVLVTDGREVRLSVTDNGVGIPSGGRRSGLRNLAERAEQLGGRLELGEGRDGGTALVWQAPLRKP; this is translated from the coding sequence GTGGGAAGCCCCGAGGAGGCCCGGGTCCGGCTGCCGCAGCTGAGGCTGGATGAGCTGCTGGAGGAGTTGCAGGCCCGCCTCGATGCTGCGCGGGGGACCCGTGACCGGGTGCACAGCCTGCTGGAGGCAGTGCTGTCGGTGGGCCGTGAGCTCGATCTGGAGCAGGTGCTGGGCAGGATCGTCGAGGCCGCGGCGGTGCTCGTCGACGCCGAGTACGCGGCGCTGGGTGTGATCGGCCCGGACGGCAGAAGTCTGTCCGCGTTCCACACGGTGGGGATCAGCGAGGAGCAGATCGCCCGGATCGGCCCCTATCCGGAGGGGCACGGCATTCTGGGTGAGCTGATCCGGCATCCTGAGCCGCTGCGGCTGGCGAAGATCTCCGAGCACCCCTCCTCCTACGGCTTCCCGGCCCACCACCCGCCGATGAACACCTTCCTCGGCGTGCCCATCCGGGTGCGCGACCAGATCTTCGGGAATCTGTATCTGACGGAGAAGCGCGGCGGTGCCCAGTTCGACGAGGAGGATGTGTCGGTCACGCTCACGCTCGCCGTCGCGGCGGGCGTCGCCATCGACAACGCCCGGCTGTACGAGGAGTCGCGGCTGCGCGAGCGCTGGCTGCAGGCGAACGCGGAGATCACGCACCGGCTGATGTCGGGTGATCCGAGCAGCGAGGTCCTGGTGGTGATCGCCGAGCGGGCGGGAGAGATCACGGGTTCGGCGCTCGCGGCGGTGGCGCTGCCGATGGAGGACAGCGGGTCGCTGGCGGTGGAGATCGCGGTGGGGATGGACGCTGAGGCGCATCGGGGGCTGATCCTGCCCATGGACAAGAGCCTGATGGGGCTGGCGTTCTCCAGCGCCACGCCGGTGACGAGCACGGACATCGGTCAGGATGAGCGGATCTCCCCGGAGCCTCCCCGCTTCGGGGGACTCGGCCCCGCCGTCGCCGTGCCCATCGGCACGGGCGAGACGGGTGCGCGAGGCGTGGTGCTGCTGGCGCGCAAGGCCGGTCGGCCGGTGTTCACGGCGAACGAGACCGGGACCCTTCAGGCGTTCGCCGCGCAGGCCGCCGTGGCGATGGAGCTGGCGGAGCGCCGCCGGGACGCCGAGGAGGTGGCGGTACTCAAGGACCGTGACCGTATCGCCCGGGACCTGCACGACCTGGCGATCCAGCGGCTGTTCGCCACCGGTATGACCTTGCAGAGCGTCGGCCGTTTCATCGAGCACGGTGAGGCGGGCGAGCGGGTCGCGCGCGCGGTCGACGACCTGGACGAGACCATCAAGCTGATCAGGTCGGCGATCTTCGGCCTGCGCACCCGCGACGGCAAGGGCGAGGCGGGGCTGCGGGCGCGCGCCGTACGGGTGGTGGGGGAGGCGGCGCCGATGCTGGGCTTCGCGCCCAGCCTGCGGATGGAAGGCCTGCTGGACACCGACGTCCCCAAGGAGATCGCCGACCACCTGGTGGCGGTGCTCTCCGAATCCCTGACCAACATCGTCCGCCATGCCCAGGCGTCCCTGGCCGAGGTCGTCCTGGTGACCGATGGGCGGGAGGTACGGCTGTCGGTCACCGACAACGGTGTGGGTATCCCGTCCGGCGGCCGCCGCAGTGGCCTGCGCAACCTGGCGGAGCGGGCCGAGCAGTTGGGCGGCCGCCTGGAGCTGGGCGAAGGCCGGGACGGCGGGACCGCGTTGGTGTGGCAGGCGCCGTTGCGCAAGCCGTAG